Part of the Kitasatospora sp. NBC_01266 genome, GACCGGCCGCTGGTCGTCGCCGACGTACACCGGGACGGCCAGCAGCACGCAGTAGCGGCCGAGCACCTCGCGCAGCGCCGCCTCGTCGGCCAGGTGCGCGTGCTCGGGCTTGAGGGTCAGTTCCACCACGGTGCCCGGCCGCGGGCGGGCGGGCGCCGGCTCGACGCTGTACTGCTCGCCGCCCCGGCTGCGGTAGCGGTGGCCGAGGGCCGGCTCGCGGTGCGAGGTGGTGGTGACGGTGACCTCCTCGGCCACCGAGAAGGCGGAGAGGAAGCCGAGGCCGAAGGCGCCGATCAGCTCCTCGTTGCCGGTGACCTCGCGCAGCAGCCGGGTGTAGCCGGTGCCGACGGTGGCCAGGTAGGCGTGGATCTCGGGTTCGGTCAGGCCGGCACCGGTGTCCTCGATCGCCAGGGTCCTGCGGGCGGCGTCGGCGCGCACCGTGATCCGCGGCTCGTGGGCGGCGGCGCCCGCCGGGTCCTCCAGCCGGCGGCGGGTGTGCGAGTCGTGGGCGTTCTGCACCAGTTCGCGCAGCGCGACCAGGGGTGTGGAGTAGAGATGGGTGGCAAGGACGCTCACCAGGCCGCCCAGGTCGACCTCGGTGGTGCGCAGGTTCTCCTGACCTTCAGACATGGTCCGTCAGTCTGCCAGTCCGACAATCGTGCGACCAGCGGATTCCCGGGTGTCCACGCCGCCCCCCAACTGCCGGTCGGTCCAAACCTTCTCCGGTCGATATCCGGCGGTTATGACCCTATTGAGCGAATCACCGCCGGATCACTGGCCGCCGGCCGGAGTACCGCGTGATGCTGATGGTGCGACGTCAGACAACCGGCGCATTGGGGCGGCCACCCCGGAGGCGCCAACTCGCAGCAGTACCAGTACTCCTAGGGAGACCATCGTGTCCCGTACCCGTGCCCTCACCGCCGTCACCGCGCTCGGCGCCTTCCTCCTCCTCGGCATCGGCAGCGCCCAGGCCGACAACGGCGCCGGCGCCAGCAACGGCTCCAACAGCAGCGTGGTCAGCAACTGGGGCTCCGGCAACGTGGTCGGCAGCGTGACCGGCAACGGCAACGCCTCCCAGCAGACCGCCACCGGCTCCGGCGGCAGCAACCAGAACAACACCACCGGCGTGGCCGGCAACGACGGCAACGTGGCCGCCGAGCAGGGCAACCTCAACTACCTGCACGCCGTGCACTACCTGCCGCTGGGCGGCTGACCGGCGCCCGAGTGGTGAACCGCTGAGCAGGGGACGGGTCCGGCGCCGGACCCGTCCCCTGCGGCGTCCGGTTCCGGACGCCGACCGGTGCCCAGGACCGCATGCGCCAACTGCTCCAGCTGCGGCGCGAGTTCCGCCCCGAGATCCCGGGACCGGTTCCGCACCCCGTCGTTGACCAGGGCGAACATCGCGTGCACCCGGATCCGGGCCTCGGCCTTCTCGTCGTCCGGGCGGACCCGGCGCAGCAACTCCACCCAGAGCCGCAGGAAGTCCCGGCGGAAGTCCAGCGCCGCCTTGCGGTCCGGCTCGGCCAGCCGCTCGGTCTCGCTCACCATGGCGCCCAGGTAGTGGCGGTGCCGGCAGGCGAAGGCCACATAGGCGCGCAGCCCCTGGTCCAGCAGGTCCGCCGGCTCCCCCGCCGCCGCCAGCACCGGGGCCACCTCGTGCCGCAGCCGCTCACGGCAGCGGACCAGGGCGGCGGCCAGCAGGTCGGTCTTGGTCGGGAAGTGCTTGTACAGGCTGGGCCCGGCGATGCCCACCGCCGCCCCCAGCCGGTCGGTGCTGACATTGTCGAAACCGCGCTCGTCGAACAGCCGGACGGCCGCCGCCAGCAGTTCCTCGCGACGACTCGACGGTCTCGGTTCGCACGCTACTCCGCTGCCCTCAAGGATCATTGACGATCCGTCAGACAACGGGGCGGCGAACACCCCGAGCAGCAGCTCGGCCATCAGCCGCTCGAACCGCCGCCGGGGCGGCGCGAAGGTGTGGTACGACAGACTGCCGGCCACCGAGAGCGCCGACCAGGCCAACAACTCCGCTTGAGCCGAAGACAGTTCCGGCCTGGCGCCGGCCAGTACCCAACCCGCCGCACGGACGCTGGCGCGCAGCACCCGGCGCAGCTCGGCCCGGTCGGCCGGCGGCAGCAGCCGGGCGTCGCGCTGCCAGAGAGTGGCGAGCAGGCGCTGGTCCAGGGCGACCACCGCGAGCGCCTGGGCCAGTTCGCGCACCGCGGCCACCTGGTCCGCCCCGGCCGCCGTCCCACCAGCCGCCGCCACCCGGTCCACCGCCGCCGCCAACTCGCCGAGACCACCGCGCACCGCCTGGCGCAGCAACTCGGGCTTGCCCCGGTAGTGCCGGTAGAGCGCGGGCGCGGTGATCCCGACCGCCGCCGCCACCTCGGCCATCGCCACCTGGTGGTAGCCGCGCCGGTGGAACTGCTCGGCGGCAACCGCGAGGATCTGCGTCCGCCGCCCGCGCGGCCGGCGCGCGGGCCCGTCCGGGCCGCCGTCCCGTGCCATCCGCCGCCTCCTGCCACTGCCCGCCGCCCGGCTAGCAATCATTCACATAAAGGGCGCACAGGTCTACTGCCGCAGCACGGCTGATCACCGCAGTCGACTGCGCGCGGACTCTGGACAGGAAAGCTACTGGCGATTAACTTGGCGATCGATCAGCGTCCTGCCCCACCCGCGCGAAGGGAGCGCCATCGTGCGCCGCACTGTGTACAACGAGGACCACGAGGCGTTCCGGGCCACCATCCGGGACTTCATCACCAAGGAGGTCGTCCCGGTCTACGAGAGCTGGGAGACCGAGGGCCACCCGCCGCGCTCCTTCTACAACAAGCTCGGCGAGCTGGGCATCTTCGGCATCGAGGTGCCGGAGGAGTTCGGCGGCGCGGGCGAGACCGGCTTCAAGTACCAGGCGGTGATCACCGAGGAGGTGGCCCGCGCGGGCGTCAGCTTCGGCTCCTCGGGCGTGCACACCGGCCTGGTGCTGCCCTACATCCTGGAGTACGCCAACCAGGAGCAGAAGGAGCGCTGGCTGCCCGGCTTCGTCTCCGGCGAGATCATGACCGCGATCGCGATGACCGAGCCGGGCGCCGGCTCCGACCTCGCGGGCATCACCACCACCGCCAAGCTCTCCGCGGACGGCACCCACTACGTCCTCAACGGCGCCAAGACCTTCATCACCGGTGGCGCGCTGGCCGACCTGGTCCTGGTGGTCGCCCGGACCAGCGCGTACGACCCGGCCAACCGCCGGGCGGGCCTGTCCATCCTCTGCGTGGACACCACGTCCGAGGGCTACTCGGTCGGCCGCAAGCTGCACAAGATCGGCCTGCGCACCTCGGACACCGCCGAGCTGTCCTTCGTCGACGTCAAGGTCCCGGTCGCCGACCTGCTCGGCGAGGAGGGCAAGGCGTTCAGCTACCTGACCCACAACCTGGTCCAGGAGCGCCTGGCGATCGCGGTCGGCGCCTACGCGGCCGCCGCCGCGGCGGTCAACTTCGCGCTGCAGTACGTCAAGGACCGCAAGGTCTTCGGCCAGGCGGTGGCCGAGTTCCAGAACACCAAGTTCGTGCTGGCCGACTGCAAGTCGCAGGTCACCGCGATGCAGACGATGGTCGACCAGTCGCTGGAGCTCTACCAGAACGGCGAGCTGACGGTGGCCGACGCCGCCGAGGGCAAGCTGTTCTGCACCGAGGCGGCCTCGGTCGTGATCGACAAGTGCCTCCAGCTGCACGGCGGTTACGGCTACATCCTGGAGTACCCGATCGCCCGCCTGTACACCGACAACCGGGTGTTCCGGATCTACGGCGGCACCAGCGAGGTCATGAAGACGATCATCGCCAAGTCGCTGGGTCTGTAACCACCACGCCGGGGGCGGGCCGCGCCAGGACCTGGCGGCCCGCCCCCGGCTGCCGCGTTCGCGCCGGACCGTGGAGGCCGCCTTGACCAGCCCTGTCCCGTCCAGCAACTCACTCGCCGTGGTGACCAGGGTGCAGGCCGCGCTCTCGGCCCCCGGCACGCCCTTCGCCACCGTCGACACCCCGCGCGGACGGCGCTACGCCAACGCCCCCGCCGTGCTGCGCGAGGTCCTGGAGGCCACCCGTGCGCACGGCGAGCGGCCGTTCCTGCTGCTGGACGGCCGCGGCTACAGCTACGCCGGGCACTACGCCACCGCCGCCGCACTGGCCCACCGCTGCCTGACCGAGTACGGGCTGCGCCCCGGCGACCGGGTGGCGATCGCCATGCGCAACCTGCCCGAGTGGCAGGTCGCCTTCTGGGCCACCCAGCTGGCCGGGCTGATCGCGGTGCCGCTGAACGGCTGGTGGTCGGGCGAGGAGCTGGCCTACGCGCTGGACGACTGCACGCCCGAGCTGGTGGTGGCCGACCCGGAGCGCACCGAGCGGATCGAGCCGTGGCTGGCGGCCCGGGGCGAGCAGGGGAGGCGCCCCTGGCTGCTGACCGTGGGCATCACGACGCCGCCCGGCCCGGACACGCCGCGGACCGAGCGGTTCGAACGGCTGCCGCCCCCCGCTGACGGCCTGTCGGCCCCCGAGGTGGCGATCTCCCCCGAGGACGACGCCACCATCATGTACACCTCCGGCACCACCGGACGCCCCAAGGGCGTGGTCGCCACCCAGGCCGCGTGGTGCGCCGCCGCCCTGAACCCGCGGTTCTTCAGCGCCACCGCAGCGCTGGCGGCCGGCCGGGACCTCGCGGCGCTCCCGCCGCAGACCGTGCTGCTGACCTTCCCGTTCTTCCACGTGGCCGCCTTCACCACGCTCTTCCCGCTGATGGCGAACGGCGGGAGCGCCGTCCTGCTGCACAAGTGGGACGCGGAGCAGGCGCTGGAGCTGATCGAGCGCCACCGGATCACCCTCTACAGCGGGGTGCCGACCACCGCGCTGGGCCTGCTGGACGCCGCCGAGCGGCGCGGACTGCCGCTGACCGGCCTGACCACGATCGGCACCGGCGGCGCCGCCGCGCCGCCCGAACTGGTCCGCCGGATCCACCGCCAGTTCGACGGCCGGGTGGAGGCCCGCAACGGCTACGGCCTGACCGAGGTCTGCGGCGGCGTGATCGGCAACGTCGGCGCGCGCTACCTGGAGCACCCCGAGAGCATCGGCCGCCCCTCCCCCGCGCTGGAGGTGCGGATCGCCGACCCGGCCGGCGGGCGCCTGCCCGAGGGCGAGGTCGGCGAGCTGTGGCTGCGCGGGCAGGCGGTCTTCCGCGGCTACTGGCGCAACCCCGAGGCCACGGCCGCCGCGTTCAGCGGACCGCCGCAGGCCGGCGGCTGGTTCCGCACCGGCGACCTGGCCTGCCTGCGGGAGGGCGAGGTCTACGTGGTGGACCGGCTCAAGGACCTGGTGATCCGGGGCGGCGAGAACGTCTACTGCGTCGAGGTCGAGGGGGTGCTGCACGACCACCCGGCCGTCGCGGACGCGGCGGTGCTCGGCGTGCCGCACCCCGCCCTCGGTGAGGAGGTGGCCGCCGTGGTGCGGCTGCGCCCCGGTGCGAGCGCGGACGCCGAAGAGCTGCGCCGGCACGTCGCGGGCCGACTGGCGGCCTTCAAGGTGCCGGCGCACGTGGTGTTCCGCAGCGAGCCGCTGCCGCGCAACCCCACCGGGAAGATCCTCAAGCGCGAGCTGCGCGCCGAGGTCCGGGCGGAGCTGGCCGAGCGGCTTAGTACTGCAACTGCACTTGCGTGACGATCATGGTTTTGGCTCGTTGAAGTGACTGTGTGCTGAAGAGCTGACGGTTGAGCAGGTCGAGTCGTGGTCCGATGGCATAGCCGGGTTCCATGCCCGGTTCGCCCACCATTTCGGCAGGTCGGAGCCCCGCGAGCGGGCGCTGGACTACCTGAGGGGGCTACTGGCCCCGCTGGAGCGGAAAAACGGCTGGACGCTGTCCGAGCAGGTCGGGCAGCTGCGCCCGGACTCGGTCCAGCGCCTGCTCAACCACTCCGAGTGGGACGAGGACGCGGTCCGCGACGACGTGCGCGACTACGTGGTGGAGACCATCGGCACCAGGGACGGCATCCTGATCGGAGACGACACCGGCTTCCTGAAGAAGGGCACCAAGTCCGCCGGCGTCCAACGCCAGTACACCGGCACCGCCGGCCGGACAGAGAACAGCCAGATCGGAACGTTCCTGGCCTACGCCTCGACCAAGGGCCGTGCGCTGATCGACCGGGAACTCTACCTTCCCGTCTCCTGGACAGATGACCGCGAGCGCTGCCGAGCTGCCGGCATCGACGACGAGATCCCGTTCGCGACCAAGAACGAGCACCTCAAGTGGATGCTGCAGCGCGCGATCGACGCCGGGGTCCCGTTCGCATGGGTGACCGCCGACGAGGCGTACGGGCAGGTGAAACACCTGCGCTCCTGGCTGGAGGAACGAGGCGTCGCCCACGTGCTGGCCACCAAGGTCAACGACACCGTCATCACCACCAGTTGGGCCGATATCCGCGTGGACTCCCTGATCGCCGCCCTGCCCCGCCAGGCATGGAAACGCCTTTCCGGCGGGCAGGGCGCACACGGCGAACGGATATACGACTGGGCCCGCGTCGCGATCCGCCCCGTATGGGAGAACGGCTTCGGGCACTGGGTCCTGGCCCGCAGGTCGGTGAGCGACCCCACCGAGATCGCCCACTACGTCTGCTACGGCCCCGTCGACACCCGCCTGAAAGACCTGGTCAAGGTGGCCGCGGCCAGGTGGGCCGTGGAGGAGTCGTTTCAGATCGCGAAGAACGAGTGCGGCCTGGACCACTACCAGGTCCGGCTCTACCGCGCCTGGTACCGCCACATCACCCTGTCCATGGCCGCACTCGCCTACCTGACCGCCCTACGCGCCCAGGAAGCCACAAAGGGGCACCGCAGACGACGAGCAAGACCTCATACCCCTGAGCGTCCCGGAGATCCGCCGACTGATGGGCCACCTCGTCAAACCCCGCCACCAGACCAACGAACACCATCTGCACTGGTCACGCTTCCGACGACGCAGCCAAGCCCGAGCACGCCGATCCCACTACAAACGCCGAGGCCACACTCCCCAGATGCGGTTGCAGTATTAGCTGAAGGACGACTGGTCGGTGGAGTTCGCGCCGCGCCAGGCGTCCAGGCCCGCCTGGGAGGCGGCCCGGGCCTGCTGGAAGGCGCGGGCCGCCCGATCGGTGGGCGCGGTGTCCAACTGCCGGACCCAGCCCCGGCCCGCGGTGGCCAGCGCCACACCGACCATGGCCGTGCCCAGCAGTCCGGCCACCGCGCCGACGCCGCCGAGCAGCAGCCCGGCGCCGATCAGCTTGCGGTTGGGCTGGAACCCTTCGAAGATCTTCTGAGTGGTCGTCATACCGCCCACCATCGGCGAGGCGGTCGCCACCCGCACGCCGGACGGGTCCGACCGGGCGTCAGCCGGTCGCCGCCGTTGCCCCCGGCCACCCGGCGCCGCACCTGTCGCCGCACCTGTCGCCGCGCTCGCCGCCTTGCTCGGCGCCGCCTCGAACGAATGAATGCCTGCTGGGCGCGGTTGACCGACCGCCTCGGGTGACCTGGGCCACAGTGGCGCGCAATGCGCCGAACGTGCCACCGTCACCGGCTCTTTGACCACCGTTTCCCGACCGGTGTATACGTTCCGGCGCCGGGCCAGGCATACTGGCGATGTCGGGCGGGTCCGTCCGGCCCAGCAACCGCGAGAAAACCGAAGGGACCGGTGGTCAGGATGTTCCGCAACGGTCTGGAGCCCTGGCACCTCCTGGTGGTGCTGGCTATCGTCATCCTCCTGTTCGGCTCCAAGAAGCTCCCGGAGATGGCCCGCGGGCTCGGCAAGTCCATGCGCATCCTGAAGGCCGAGACCAAGGCCATGCGCGAGGACGACGCCCCGGCCGCCGACACCGGCACGGCGAACTCGACCGCCACCGAGCAGGAGCGCCCGGCGGTGGCCCCGGTCAACGTCACCAAGTCCGACGAGACCACCCGGACGAACACCACCGCCTGATCGGCTTTCGCAGCCCCTGACGCGCCCTCCGAGGAGCGTGCGTCAGGGGCTTCGCCATGCCCGGGGCCGACCGCGCGAGCGAGCGACCGGCGATCCGCGCGCCGGGGGCGGCCAGGCGGCCCTCATCGACTGGCTGTCCGCTATGTCCTGGTATCTGCTGTTCTGACAGCGGATACCGGAGGTGGCAGCGGATGGCCAGTGCGCTGGAGCGCCCACGGCGCAGGTGGCGGTCGGCCCTGGCCGCCGTGCTGATCGTGCTCGCCGCCGTGCTCGCCCCGCTGGGCATCCTCTCCGTCTGGGTGAAATCACAGCTCACCGACACCGACCGCTACCTGGCCACGGTCGCCCCGCTCGCCCACAACCCGGCGGTGCAGGCCGCCGTCACCAACCGGGCGACCGACGCGATCATGCAGGAGATCCCGGTCGGCTCGCTGCTGAACGGACTCTCCCCGAACGACCAGTCGGTGCTCGGCGGCCTGCTCGGCCAGCTCGGCGGCACGCTGAACGACGGGCTGACCGGGTTCGTCCACGGCCAGGTGGCCCAGGTGGTGGAGAGCGACGCGTTCGCCGCCGTCTGGCTGGCGGTCAACCGCACGGCGCACGACTCGCTGAACCGGGCGCTGACCGGGCAGGGCGGCGGCGCGGTGCAGATCACCGGGAACACCGTGACGCTCGATCTGGCGCCGCTGATCGACCAGGTCAAGACCGGCCTGGTGGACAACGGGCTGAGCATCGCCGCGAGCCTGCCCACCGTGCACACCTCCTTCGTGCTGGTCAGCTCCGACACCGTCGGCGACGTGCGGACCGGGTTCCGGGTGCTCCAGGTGGCCGGGTTCTGGGTACCGGTGGTGGCCCTGCTGGCGGCGGCGGCCGGGGTGCTGCTGGCGGCGAACCGGCGGCGGGCACTGGTCGGCGCGGCGCTGGGCGTCGCGGCCGGCGCGCTGGCGCTCGGGATCGGGGTGGACGTCTTCCGGGCCGTCTACCTGGACGGGCTGAGCGCCGGGGTCGACCAGGACGCGGCCGGCGCGATCTACGACGCGCTGGCCCGCTTCCTGCGCGAGACGGTCCGCACCGTGGTCGTGCTCGGGGTGCTGGTGGCGATCGCCGCCTGGCTGACCGGGCCGGGGCGCCGGGCCCGGGTGGTCCGCAGCCTGTGGCGGGCGGGGCTGGGCGCGGTGCGGCAGACAGGCGAGCGGCTGGGGCTGCGGCTCGGTGCGACCGGGCGGTTCACCCACCGG contains:
- a CDS encoding TetR/AcrR family transcriptional regulator — protein: MARDGGPDGPARRPRGRRTQILAVAAEQFHRRGYHQVAMAEVAAAVGITAPALYRHYRGKPELLRQAVRGGLGELAAAVDRVAAAGGTAAGADQVAAVRELAQALAVVALDQRLLATLWQRDARLLPPADRAELRRVLRASVRAAGWVLAGARPELSSAQAELLAWSALSVAGSLSYHTFAPPRRRFERLMAELLLGVFAAPLSDGSSMILEGSGVACEPRPSSRREELLAAAVRLFDERGFDNVSTDRLGAAVGIAGPSLYKHFPTKTDLLAAALVRCRERLRHEVAPVLAAAGEPADLLDQGLRAYVAFACRHRHYLGAMVSETERLAEPDRKAALDFRRDFLRLWVELLRRVRPDDEKAEARIRVHAMFALVNDGVRNRSRDLGAELAPQLEQLAHAVLGTGRRPEPDAAGDGSGAGPVPCSAVHHSGAGQPPSGR
- a CDS encoding acyl-CoA dehydrogenase family protein, with the translated sequence MRRTVYNEDHEAFRATIRDFITKEVVPVYESWETEGHPPRSFYNKLGELGIFGIEVPEEFGGAGETGFKYQAVITEEVARAGVSFGSSGVHTGLVLPYILEYANQEQKERWLPGFVSGEIMTAIAMTEPGAGSDLAGITTTAKLSADGTHYVLNGAKTFITGGALADLVLVVARTSAYDPANRRAGLSILCVDTTSEGYSVGRKLHKIGLRTSDTAELSFVDVKVPVADLLGEEGKAFSYLTHNLVQERLAIAVGAYAAAAAAVNFALQYVKDRKVFGQAVAEFQNTKFVLADCKSQVTAMQTMVDQSLELYQNGELTVADAAEGKLFCTEAASVVIDKCLQLHGGYGYILEYPIARLYTDNRVFRIYGGTSEVMKTIIAKSLGL
- a CDS encoding class I adenylate-forming enzyme family protein, which translates into the protein MTSPVPSSNSLAVVTRVQAALSAPGTPFATVDTPRGRRYANAPAVLREVLEATRAHGERPFLLLDGRGYSYAGHYATAAALAHRCLTEYGLRPGDRVAIAMRNLPEWQVAFWATQLAGLIAVPLNGWWSGEELAYALDDCTPELVVADPERTERIEPWLAARGEQGRRPWLLTVGITTPPGPDTPRTERFERLPPPADGLSAPEVAISPEDDATIMYTSGTTGRPKGVVATQAAWCAAALNPRFFSATAALAAGRDLAALPPQTVLLTFPFFHVAAFTTLFPLMANGGSAVLLHKWDAEQALELIERHRITLYSGVPTTALGLLDAAERRGLPLTGLTTIGTGGAAAPPELVRRIHRQFDGRVEARNGYGLTEVCGGVIGNVGARYLEHPESIGRPSPALEVRIADPAGGRLPEGEVGELWLRGQAVFRGYWRNPEATAAAFSGPPQAGGWFRTGDLACLREGEVYVVDRLKDLVIRGGENVYCVEVEGVLHDHPAVADAAVLGVPHPALGEEVAAVVRLRPGASADAEELRRHVAGRLAAFKVPAHVVFRSEPLPRNPTGKILKRELRAEVRAELAERLSTATALA
- the tatA gene encoding Sec-independent protein translocase subunit TatA, with protein sequence MFRNGLEPWHLLVVLAIVILLFGSKKLPEMARGLGKSMRILKAETKAMREDDAPAADTGTANSTATEQERPAVAPVNVTKSDETTRTNTTA